One part of the Excalfactoria chinensis isolate bCotChi1 chromosome 8, bCotChi1.hap2, whole genome shotgun sequence genome encodes these proteins:
- the CPT2 gene encoding carnitine O-palmitoyltransferase 2, mitochondrial, whose amino-acid sequence MAARQLAAGRAVSCCWRRAYSSAGAAEFLHRSIVPTMHYQKSLPRLPVPKLEDTIRRYLNAQKPLLNDDQFRKTEELAHQFEKGIGRELHEQLVAQDNQNKHTSYITGPWFDMYLKAREPVVLNFNAFMSFNPDPKSEYNDQLIRATNMTVSAIRFMKTFRAGYLEPEVFHLNPQKSDTQLFKKIIRFVPSSLSWFGAYMVNAYPLDMSQYFRLFNSTRLPKLNRDELYTDEKAKHLLVLRKGNFYVFDVIDRDGNMLKPSEIQAHLKYILSDNSPASSFPLGYLSSENRDTWALLRKDLLDNGNEEALRKIDSAVFCLSLDDFPVKDFVHLSHTMLHGDAANRWYDKSFNLIIAKDGTAGVNFEHSWGDGVAVLRFLNEVFKDSTEVPAVSPQSQPASVDSSTAVQKLDFKLNDALKAGITKAKQNFDASVEGLSLNMIQFHGGGKELLKQKKVSPDAVAQLAFQMAFLRQYNQTVATYESCSTAAFKHGRTETIRPASVHTKKCSEAFVRELSKHSTEELQELIVECSKYHGRLTKEAAMGQGFDRHLFGLRYLALSKGIALPDFYQDQAYARLNYNIISTSTLVSPAVQLGGFGPVVPDGFGVGYQVHDDWIGCNVSSYPTRNGIEFLQCVHKSLEDIFNVLKGKKGSS is encoded by the exons ATGGCGGCGCGGCAgctggcggcggggcgggctgTGTCGTGCTGCTGGCGGCGGGCGTACAGCAGCGCGGGCGCTGCCGAGTTCCTGCACCGCAGCATCGTGCCCACCATGCACTACCAGAAGAGCCTGCCCAG ACTGCCTGTTCCCAAACTAGAAGATACGATTAGGAGATATCTGAATGCCCAGAAACCTCTGTTAAATGATGACCAGTTCAG GAAGACTGAAGAACTTGCTCATCAGTTTGAAAAGGGAATTGGAAGAGAGCTGCATGAGCAACTAGTTGCTCAAGACAACCAGAACAAGCATACTAGTTACATCACAG GTCCCTGGTTCGATATGTACTTAAAAGCACGTGAACCTGttgttttgaattttaatgCCTTTATGTCTTTTAATCCTGATCCAAAATCTGAATATAATGACCAGCTTATACGAGCTACGAACATGACTGTTTCTGCTATTCGTTTTATGAAGACCTTCAGGGCTGGTTATCTTGAACCAGAAGTTTTTCACCTCAATCCCCAAAAAAGTGACACTCAGCTCTTTAAGAAAATTATCCGATTTGTGCCTTCTTCACTTTCTTGGTTTGGTGCCTATATGGTCAATGCGTACCCTCTAGATATGTCTCAGTATTTCAGGCTTTTCAATTCTACGCGGCTGCCTAAACTCAACAGAGATGAGCTTTATACAGATGAAAAGGCAAAACATTTACTGGTACTGAGAAAGGGgaatttttatgtatttgatGTTATTGATAGAGATGGAAATATGCTGAAACCTTCAGAAATACAAGCACACTTGAAATACATCCTTAGCGATAACAGTCCAGCTTCGTCCTTCCCTCTTGGTTACCTCTCCAGTGAAAACCGAGATACGTGGGCATTGCTGAGGAAAGATCTACTGGATAATGGCAATGAGGAAGCTCTTCGAAAAATAGactctgctgtgttttgtctcAGTTTAGATGATTTTCCTGTTAAAGACTTTGTGCACTTGTCTCATACTATGTTGCACGGAGACGCTGCTAACCGCTGGTATGATAAATCCTTCAACCTTATCATAGCTAAAGATGGCACTGCAGGAGTTAATTTTGAACATTCCTGGGGCGATGGTGTGGCTGTGCTCAGATTCCTGAATGAAGTCTTTAAAGATAGTACCGAGGTACCAGCTGTGAGCCCTCAGTCCCAGCCTGCTTCGGTTGACTCTTCCACAGCAGTACAGAAACTTGACTTTAAGTTGAACGATGCCTTAAAAGCAGGGAttaccaaagcaaagcagaattttgATGCCAGTGTAGAAGGGCTATCTCTTAATATGATTCAGTTCCATGGAGGGGGCAAGGAACTGCTAAAACAGAAGAAGGTAAGCCCGGATGCTGTGGCTCAGCTCGCCTTTCAGATGGCTTTCCTTCGGCAGTACAATCAGACTGTTGCTACGTATGAATCTTGTAGTACTGCAGCTTTCAAACATGGACGCACAGAGACTATACGTCCTGCCTCTGTCCATACAAAGAAATGTTCGGAGGCTTTCGTCAGGGAACTGTCCAAGCATAGcacagaagagctgcaggagtTGATTGTGGAGTGCTCAAAGTACCATGGCCGTCTGACAAAAGAAGCTGCTATGG GTCAGGGATTTGACCGACATCTGTTTGGGTTGCGCTATTTGGCCTTATCCAAAGGTATTGCACTGCCTGATTTCTATCAAGACCAAGCCTATGCTCGACTTAATTACAACATCATTTCCACAAGCACCTTGGTTAGTCCAGCTGTGCAGCTAGGAGGATTTGGCCCAGTGGTGCCTGATGGCTTTGGAGTAGGATATCAAGTACATGATGATTGGATAGGTTGCAATGTTTCCTCTTACCCAACTAGAAACGGTATAGAATTCCTTCAATGTGTACACAAGTCActagaagatatttttaatgttttaaaaggcAAGAAGGGTAGTAGTTAG
- the CZIB gene encoding CXXC motif containing zinc binding protein — protein MGRIGLQLRATLENITRLRAEGEDFRWYLKLKCGNCGEVSEKWQYLRLMDSAPLKGGRGSATMVQKCKLCSRENSIDILSQTIKPYNAEDSEKFKTIVEFECRGLEPVDFQPQAGFAAEGAESGTPFNDINLLEKDWNDYDEKTKESVGIYEVTHQFVKC, from the exons ATGGGG AGGATCGGGCTGCAGCTCCGCGCCACGCTGGAGAACATCACCCGGCTGCGGGCCGAGGGGGAGGACTTCCGCTGGTACCTGAAG CTGAAATGCGGGAACTGCGGGGAAGTCTCCGAGAAATGGCAGTACCTCCGGCTGATG GACAGTGCTCCCCTGAAAGGAGGCCGAGGAAGCGCCACCATGGTGCAGAAATGCAAGCTGTGCTCCAGAGAGAACTCCATCG atatTTTAAGTCAGACAATCAAGCCGTATAAT GCTGAAGACAGTGAGAAATTCAAGACGATAGTGGAGTTTGAATGCCGAGGTTTGGAACCAGTTGACTTTCAACCACAG GCAGGATTTGCTGCTGAAGGCGCAGAGTCTGGCACACCTTTCAACGACATAAACTTGTTAGAAAAG GATTGGAATGACTatgatgaaaaaacaaaggaatCTGTTGGAATCTATGAAGTTACCCATCAATTCGTTAAATGCTGA
- the MAGOH gene encoding protein mago nashi homolog: MASDFYLRYYVGHKGKFGHEFLEFEFRPDGKLRYANNSNYKNDVMIRKEAYVHKSVMEELKRIIDDSEITKEDDALWPPPDRVGRQELEIVIGDEHISFTTSKIGSLIDVNQSKDPEGLRVFYYLVQDLKCLVFSLIGLHFKIKPI; the protein is encoded by the exons ATGGCGAGCGACTTCTACCTGCGGTACTACGTGGGGCACAAGGGGAAGTTCGGGCACGAGTTCCTCGAGTTCGAGTTCCGGCCCGACG GGAAGCTGCGCTACGCCAACAACAGCAACTACAAGAACGACGTGATGATCCGCAAGGAG GCGTACGTGCACAAGAGCGTGATGGAGGAGCTGAAGCGGATCATCGACGACAGCGAGATCACCAAAGAGGACGACGCGCTGTGGCCCCCTCCGGACAGGGTGGGCCGCCAG GAGCTTGAAATAGTGATTGGTGACGAGCACATCTCCTTCACCACGTCAAAAATTGGTTCGCTCATCGATGTAAATCAATCCAA GGATCCAGAAGGTTTGAGAGTGTTCTACTACCTGGTCCAGGACCTGAAGTGTCTAGTCTTCAGTCTTATCGGACTGCACTTCAAGATTAAGCCAATctaa